ATTCAGGAAACATACATTTTATTGTAGAATCTGTATACCATTGCCCATACCATGGATCATAAAGTTTAAGACAAAGCTCAGATTTAGGATAAGTAGCTACAACATTACTTATTGTTGGAGTATCTATTTTCTCTAATTCTTTAATAATCATTTTTTCTGAAATTTTTACCATAAGGCTCACCCATTTTTATCCTTAACATATTTCTGAAATATTTTAAATTTTAGTTTTATATTTCTCTAATTAAGCTTTTTTCTGAAAAGCTTATAATATACTCTTGGAAGAATATAAAAAAGATTGCTTAATGAAAACCATGAAAGGGAAAGAGGAAATAGAAAAATTATTAAAAGAAATAGAAAGAGAATATGGAAAAATTCCAAAAGATTTACATATAACTAGAATGCATGGTTCTTTAATTGCAATTTCAAATGGAAAAATAATTAAATTAACAGAACCTTGTTTAAAATATTGCCCTCTTGCTTGGGAATTATACGATTTTAGTAAAGGCTTGAAAGAAGGGATAAAGAAAGGGGTTGAATTTAAAATAGAAAATTTTGGTTATTTTACTTGTAAAAGAGAATTATGTAAAGAAAGCATAGCAATACCTTATGGAGCCTCTGAAATGATGATGTATGCTTTAATGAAAAGAGGAATAGATGCAACAGTTACTGTTTGTGATGGTGCTGGAACTGTTATAACTGATAATCCTAGTTTAGTGCAAGGAATAGGAGCAAGAATGAATGGCCTTTTTTATACTTCACCAATAAATGAAATTATAAGAAGGATAAAAGAAATGCATGGTTATGTTGTTTTTCCAGAAAAAGCAAAAATAGATCAAATTGAAGGTTTAAAAAAAGCTATTGAATTAGGTTATAAAAGAATTGCTGTAACAATAAATGGATTTGCTGGTGAGGATTTAAGTGAAATTAAGAAAATAGAAAAAGAAAATAATGTTTTAATTTTTTCTTTAATTGTTTGTACTACTGGAATTGAAAAAGAAAGAGCTGAAGAAATATCATGTTACGCAGATTTAGCATGGAGTTGTGGTTCTTTTTTCATGCGTGAAATTGTTGGAAGAAAAGCAAGAGTACAAGTAGCAACTAAAATTCCTGTTTTTATTTTAACTGAAAAAGGAATAGATTTTTTATCATTCTATTCTTCTGAAAATTTAAAAAATTTTCTTCAAAAAGATAAAAAATATCTTATCTCTGGTTCTCATAAATTAATGAAAAATTATAGAAGAATAAAAATGGGAAATTTTGAAACTTACTTAGGTGAAATTGAAGAATTACCTATAAGAGTTGATAATGAGCCTAAACCTCTTGCTTCTTAATATTATTTAGAAAACTATTTTTAAGAGAATAATTGAAATAGATAGGCATTAATATAATAGTAAAAATGAATATTTTGTATGAATTTTCTATTTTTATTAGAAATGCTTTTAATTAATAAGTAAAGATTTAGCATTTTATAATTTGCTTAATTATTTTTTCTATTTCATTTCTTTCTTTCTCTCCTTTTAATTTACTACTATCAATTCTAAGAACATTAAATCCAATTCTCTTGAACCATTTATCTCTTCTTTCATCTTTAATCTTTGCTTGTTTAAAGAAATTATGCCAAATACTTCCATTTATTTCGATTATTAAATGCCATTTTGGTAAAAAGAAATCAACCCAAAAATATCCTCTCTTTTTATCATTTCTAAATCTATAATTATGAAAGAAATCTCTATCTTTCTCTAAACCAATTTTAAATAAAATTTCTTCTAAAATTTTCTCTTCTTGAGTATATTTTCCAGCTTTAACATATCTTCTCATTACATCTTTTACAAAATTACTAAATATTTTTGATTTACTCATTTTTATTTTTCATAATTAAATTGGTAAATTTAAACTTTAATTTTTTATTTATTAAAATTATTTAAGAATTTTAATTAGGAAGTATACGTATTCCTAAAAAGCTTCCAATATATCCGCATATATAAAATTGAATTAATAATGTGCACCAACATATTGGAATAAAAAATATTGCTTTTGTACGAAAGCAACCAGATATAAGTGCTAATATGTCAACTGGAAAACCAGGAATAATGCTAAATAACACACATAATTTATAACCATTTTTATTCCAGCTTTCAACATATTTATTAAACAATTCTTCACCCACTTTCTTTTTTACATAATATTCTCCAAAAAACCAAGCAGGAATATAGCTCGTTAATACTCCTATTGTGTATCCTGTAGCAGATATTAAAGCTAATTTTAAAATATCTAAGCCAAAACTTGCTGCTGAAGCAACAATTATTGGGCTTCCAAATGGAATTATACTTCCAGCTATTATTGTTGAAATAAAAATACCAAAATAACCATAATTTTGGATTAATGCTTTTATTCTTCTTAAAAATTCTGGATTTGCTCCACTTAACCATGAAGCTAAAGTTAAAATTAATAATGCTAAAATTATTCCTGCAATTATGAAAGCTTTTGCTTTTAAAAATAAGCTTTTTCCCATATTATTTTCACTATTTTTTCTTTTTATAATTTAATTAAAATTTAAAAGTTTTTCTAATTTTAGAAAAAGTATATATTTACTAAATAATTAGAAAAATAAAATAACTAGAAGTGAGGAATTTGAAAGAAATTTTAGAGATTGCTATTGAATTAATTGAAGCTACTAAAGCTCATGAACATTATCGAGATATAGAATGTATAAACCTTATAGCAAGTGAAGGAATTAAATCTCCAGCTGTTAAAGAAATGCTTAAGCTTTCTATGGATCTTGAAAGTAGATATGCTGAAGGAGAAAATGATATTGAAGGACATGTTAAAGTAAGATATTATCAAGGTCAAAAGTATATAACAAAAATTGAAAATTGTGCAGTAGATTTAATTAAAAATTTATTTAAATGCAATTGGGCTGATGTACGCTTAGTTTCAGGGACTCATGCAAATTTAGCAACTTTTAAAGGGCTTTCTTTAGCAACAGGAAATAAGAAAATGATTGCACCACCACTTAGTTGTGGAGCACATATATCTCATGATTATACTGGATTAGCAGGAAGAGTTTTAGGATTAGAAGTAATAGATCATGCTTATGATATAAATGAAATGAATATAGATGTTGATAATTCTATTCAAATAATAAAAGCAGTTAAACCTGGAATAGTTACTCTTGGTGGAAGTTTATTTCTCTTTCCACATCCAATTAAAGAATTGAAAGAAATTACTGAAAAAGTAGGTGCGTACATAGTTTATGATGCAGCTCATGTTTTAGGATTAATAGCTGGGGGAGAATTCCAAGACCCACTTAAGGAAGGAGCAGATTTTGTAACATCTTCAACTCATAAAACTTTTCCAGGCCCTCAAGGTGGCCTTATAATTGCGAATGCTAAAGATGATAAAATGAAAAATGCTATAAGGTGGGTTCAATATGCAATATTTCCATTAAGTACTTCTAATACACATTTAGCTAGGTTACCAGCTTTAGGAATTGCAGCTCTTGAATTAAAAATTTTTGGTAAAGAATTAGCTAAACAAACTGTTAAGAATGCTCAAACAGCTGGACAATACTTGTATGAAAAAGGAATTAAAGTTCTTGGTGAGAAAAAAGGTTTTACAATGTCTCATCAAATAGCTATAGATGTTAGAGAATATGGTGGTGGTAAAAAAATTGCTCAAGAATTAGAAGAAGCTAATATAATTGTAAATAAGAATTTATTACCATATGATGATCAAAATAATCGTGATAATCCATCTGGTATAAGAATTGGTTTTCAAGATGTAACACGTAGAGGATTTAAAGAAAGTGATATTAAATATCTTTGTGACTTAATGATAAGTATCATAAAAGGTAAACGTGAACCTAAAGAAATTAAAGAAGAAGTTATAGCTTTCAAGAAGCAATTTAATAAAATAGAATATGGGTTTAATAGTATTGAAGAAGCTATAAAATATTTAAGAATAAATCTTTAGAAAATTTTTATTTTTCCCATTTTTAATAAATTTTTCATAGAATTCTTCAACTTTTGGAACAACTGCAGTAAAATAATTTAAACCAATTGAAGTAAAAGCTACATCTATAATCATTAAAACTACATTTCCATTCATCTTTCTGTTCTTAAACATCTTTCACAATATTCTTTTAATCCAGGAAATTTTTTTCATATAATTATCGATTATATTTTTAAAAGAAGATTTTCAATTTCCATAAGAATTCATTTTTATAATTTCAACTTTTAAAATAAAATGTTTTCTCAATGTTTTTACCTCATTCTTCTAAAATAAGAGAAGTATGATATTCTCCACCATCAGTTGTACGAATTGTTATGTCCATCTTTTGTCCAGCGGATACTGCAGAGAATGGAATAACTATTTTTATTGCTCCACATTCTCCAGGTTCTACTGGTAAATGTGTTTTTTCATTTGAAGGATCTAAATCACAATCTGTCTTTTCATTACTTAAGGATACTATCGTTCCGGGTGCAAAAATTTTAAATGGTTTTCCATTTATTTCTATATTACATATTCTCAAAATTGTATTTCCAGTATTTTTAAAATTAATAAATATGTAGAAATCATTAATTTTCTTCTCACTCCATACACTTAAAATTTCTATCTTCTTAACACTCGTATATTTTTCAGTAATTCCAGATATCCAATAAACTACAGCAATTGTAATAACTATGCAAATTGAAACTAAAATCACTGTTACTAGTATTTTACTTATCCCTTTATTTTTATACATATTCTTTCTCTCTTAAAAATACTTAATTTTAAAAGAATGATATTAAAATTTATTAAAATAGTAAAAAATAAAATAATTATTAGAAAAGGGAATTTAATAAAATCTATCAAATATTCCCCTCTTTCTATTCTTTAATTATAATGAGAAAATGAAAATATATAAATTTACCTTTTTTGCTAACAGGTAATTTCTAAAGATAAAAGTAAATATTTAAGACTCTTAAAAATTTAATTTTTAATAATGGAATATTCTAAAACTCTAAAATAAATATTCTTCTTTTTTTATTCTTTCTTTAAGTATTTCTTTTGCATATTTCTCTATTTCTTTTATATTCTTTAATTCAAGAGAAGAATCGTATGCATCTTTAATAGCATTAATATATTTTTCTATCATAGGAATTATTTTATCTTCTTTTAATTCCTGAATTTCAATTTTTCCAATAAATTTAATTAATATGCGAGCTATTTCTATATCTAATTTAACATCATATTTTCTATTTATTTTTCCTACCAATTCACTTAATCGCTTTATATCGTCCATTACTTCAGGCATTATATCCGAAAAACTATCCAATTCTTCTTTTTCTTTAATATTTAAAATTCTCCATAAAGAATCATTAAATTGTTTCCATCTCATTCTTTTTTCAATATTTTCAATAAATTTTTGAGAACTTTTATAAATTGTATAGTAATGCATAGCATTCCAAAGAGAATATATTGATTTACTTCTGATAATAATATCTTTAGGAGATATGTCAATACTAGAAATGAAAGAATCTTCTGAAAAAGGAACTATTGAAAAGATTGTGAAACTCTCCTTTTTAATAAGAAATTTAATTCTAATATTTTTTTCTAAAATAGATTTAATTTTTTTCAATAATGAGGATAAATCTTCACTCACTCTAATAGGTAAACTAAATTCATATGCTTTTCTGCATAAGCTATCATCTGCACCCATTATTTCATTCCAAACATTAATCAATATAGATACATACTTATTTATAAGAGAAAATTTTTCATTTATTGATAAATTTCTTGAATCAAATTTTAATATAATAGAATCCCCTAAATAATCTGAAATTAAACTTATATCTACATCTTCTCTTTTTGAAAAATCTTCAATTATTTTAACAGCTTTTCCATGAATAAAATCTATTAAATTTTCATAAATTTTACTTTTTAATTCTTTAATAGCTTCACTTTTACTTTCTTCTTTAATTTCCATTAAAGCTATATTTGAAACAATTTCTTTTTCATTAAAAAGAAGGTTTGATTCAATATACACGATATCTTCAAATGTTTCATATATTGAAAATATTGGCCCCCTTGTAATTGGATAAATTTCCCATTTTCTATTTTTAGTATAGCGAAAATTTTTCTCCCATGGAAAAGTAATGTCACTCATATATGCTACACATTTGCTTCCTAAGATATTTTCCAGCATTTTTTTAACATCTAAAACAAGAATTTCATCTGCTTCTATTCTCAAATACTTCCTCCCCTTTTATATATCTAAAAACAAGTTCTGCTGCGATAGCTCTAGCTTTTCTAACAAATTTTGAAATTGTAATAGCAATAGAATACATCCAAGTTTCATCTGAATAATCTGAATAAATAATCCCATTATTTAAATCATTT
The DNA window shown above is from Nitrososphaerota archaeon and carries:
- a CDS encoding DUF2099 family protein; translated protein: MKTMKGKEEIEKLLKEIEREYGKIPKDLHITRMHGSLIAISNGKIIKLTEPCLKYCPLAWELYDFSKGLKEGIKKGVEFKIENFGYFTCKRELCKESIAIPYGASEMMMYALMKRGIDATVTVCDGAGTVITDNPSLVQGIGARMNGLFYTSPINEIIRRIKEMHGYVVFPEKAKIDQIEGLKKAIELGYKRIAVTINGFAGEDLSEIKKIEKENNVLIFSLIVCTTGIEKERAEEISCYADLAWSCGSFFMREIVGRKARVQVATKIPVFILTEKGIDFLSFYSSENLKNFLQKDKKYLISGSHKLMKNYRRIKMGNFETYLGEIEELPIRVDNEPKPLAS
- a CDS encoding DUF559 domain-containing protein; amino-acid sequence: MSKSKIFSNFVKDVMRRYVKAGKYTQEEKILEEILFKIGLEKDRDFFHNYRFRNDKKRGYFWVDFFLPKWHLIIEINGSIWHNFFKQAKIKDERRDKWFKRIGFNVLRIDSSKLKGEKERNEIEKIIKQIIKC
- a CDS encoding VTT domain-containing protein; this translates as MGKSLFLKAKAFIIAGIILALLILTLASWLSGANPEFLRRIKALIQNYGYFGIFISTIIAGSIIPFGSPIIVASAASFGLDILKLALISATGYTIGVLTSYIPAWFFGEYYVKKKVGEELFNKYVESWNKNGYKLCVLFSIIPGFPVDILALISGCFRTKAIFFIPICWCTLLIQFYICGYIGSFLGIRILPN
- a CDS encoding serine hydroxymethyltransferase; the protein is MKEILEIAIELIEATKAHEHYRDIECINLIASEGIKSPAVKEMLKLSMDLESRYAEGENDIEGHVKVRYYQGQKYITKIENCAVDLIKNLFKCNWADVRLVSGTHANLATFKGLSLATGNKKMIAPPLSCGAHISHDYTGLAGRVLGLEVIDHAYDINEMNIDVDNSIQIIKAVKPGIVTLGGSLFLFPHPIKELKEITEKVGAYIVYDAAHVLGLIAGGEFQDPLKEGADFVTSSTHKTFPGPQGGLIIANAKDDKMKNAIRWVQYAIFPLSTSNTHLARLPALGIAALELKIFGKELAKQTVKNAQTAGQYLYEKGIKVLGEKKGFTMSHQIAIDVREYGGGKKIAQELEEANIIVNKNLLPYDDQNNRDNPSGIRIGFQDVTRRGFKESDIKYLCDLMISIIKGKREPKEIKEEVIAFKKQFNKIEYGFNSIEEAIKYLRINL